The Streptomyces sp. V3I7 genome segment GGCGTACCTCACGAAGGGGTCCTCCGTGCCTCCGGCCACGCGGATACCCGCATAGCCTAGGGCCGCGAAGAGCGCGAGTACCGACAGCGTCCCCGCGAGGCCCAGTTCCTCACCGGTGACGGCGAAGATGAAGTCGGTGTGGGCTTCGGGGAGTTGACCCCATTTTTCCACACTCGCGCCCAGTCCGGATCCGAAGAGGCCGCCGGATGCCAGGGCGTAGATCCCGTGCACGGCCTGCCAGCAGTCGGCTACTCCGGAGCGTGGTTCGGTGGCGCCGACGCAGGCGAGCCTGGCCATGCGGTTGGGGCTGGTCTTGATGAGGATCACACCGATCGTGGCGGCGATCGAGAGCACGCCGACGAACAGCCGGGTCGGCGCTCCCGCGAGCCACAGCAGGCCGAACAGGATCGCCGTGAGAATGATCGCGGTGCCCATGTCGCCGCCGAGCATGATCAGCCCGAGCAGCAGGAAGGCGACCGGGACCAGCGGCACCAGCATGTGTTTCCACTGGGTCAGCAGCTTCTTGTCCTGCTTGCGCGCGATCAGGTCGGCGCCCCACAGCACCAGGGCGAGCTTGCCGAACTCACTGGGCTGGATCTGGAAGGAGCCGCCGAGCGAGATCCAGTTCCGGTTGCCGTTGACCGCCATCCCTATCCCCGGGATCTGCACCAGGGCCATCAGGAAGACGGCGCCGGCCAGGATCGGGTAGGCCAGCGCCCTGTGCAGCTTCACCGGCATGCGCGAGGCCGCGAACAGCAGGCCGCCGCCGATCACCGCCGCCAGGAACTGCTTGCGGAAGAAGTACGACCCCGGCAGCGACAGCTGGAGCGCGGTGATCTGGGAGGCCGAATACACCATCACCAGGCCGAGCACGGTGATCAGCAGACTGCCGCCGAGGATCAGGTAGTACGCCGTCAGCGGCCGGTCCCAGGCCTTCCGCGCGCGGGTGTAGAACCGCCGTACCGGGTTGTCGTGCGAGGACTGCGGGGAAGCGGGCCGTCTCGGGGTCCGCTGGACCGGGGGACGGCTCGTACGGCTAGCGGCCATCACCGGCTCCCGCCCCGCCGCCGGCTCCCGCCCGCAGGCTCCGCCTGAGCCACATCCGAGTCACGCGTCCCTCCAAGGGTCCCGAAGTACCCGTCCTGGCCGAGACCCGCCGTCAGGCGCCCGCGCCGAGTTCGCGCACCGCCTGCGCGAACGCGTCACCGCGCTTGTTGTAGTTGGTGAACATGTCCATGGAAGCGCAAGCCGGGGCCAGCAGCACCGTGTCGCCGGGCTGTGCGAGCCGCGCCGCCTCCTGGACCGCCTGGAGCATCGCCCCAGTGTCGGCCCGGTCGAGGTCGACGACGGGTACTTCCGGCGCGTGTCGCGCGAGGGCTTCGCGGATCAGACCGCGGTCCGCGCCGATGAGGACGACGCCCCGCAGCCGCTTGGCCGCGCCCGCGACGAGTTCGTCGAAGGAGGCGCCCTTGGCGAGGCCGCCCGCGATCCACACGATCGGCTCGTACGCCGCCAACGAGGCTTCCGCGGCGTGGGTGTTGGTGGCCTTGGAGTCGTCGACGTACGCCACGCCGTCCACGTCGGCGACGTGGGAGATGCGGTGGGCGTCGGGGGTGAAGTTCCGCAGACCGTCGCGTACGGCCTCGGCGGGCACCCCGAAGGAGCGCGCGAGAGCCGCCGCGGCAAGG includes the following:
- the ftsW gene encoding putative lipid II flippase FtsW; protein product: MAASRTSRPPVQRTPRRPASPQSSHDNPVRRFYTRARKAWDRPLTAYYLILGGSLLITVLGLVMVYSASQITALQLSLPGSYFFRKQFLAAVIGGGLLFAASRMPVKLHRALAYPILAGAVFLMALVQIPGIGMAVNGNRNWISLGGSFQIQPSEFGKLALVLWGADLIARKQDKKLLTQWKHMLVPLVPVAFLLLGLIMLGGDMGTAIILTAILFGLLWLAGAPTRLFVGVLSIAATIGVILIKTSPNRMARLACVGATEPRSGVADCWQAVHGIYALASGGLFGSGLGASVEKWGQLPEAHTDFIFAVTGEELGLAGTLSVLALFAALGYAGIRVAGGTEDPFVRYAAGGVTTWITAQAVINIGAVLGLLPIAGVPLPLFSYGGSALLPTMFAIGLLIAFAREEPAARAALAMRQPRFGRKRSAGGPAGPRRWNTMRRRATVARSSGER